From Halorientalis litorea:
GAATCGCTGTTGACCGCCGCGGACCTGCTGGCGGACGCCGAAGACTGACCGTCCTTTGGGTAACGGAGGCTGTGTGACACGCGCACACAGTCAGAACGCTCATACCGTCGGAGAGTCTACAGCACGCCGATGCCGAATCTCGAACTCTACGAGCTAGAGGGCTGTCCGTACTGCGCGAAAGTGACGAAGAAACTCGACGAACTCGGACTCGACTACGAGTCACACATGGTGCCCCGGAGCCACAGCGAACGCACCGAGGTCGAGGCCGTCAGCGGGCAAACCGGCGTGCCCGTCCTCGTCGACCCGGACCACGACGTCGAGGGAATGCCCGAGAGCGACGACATCGTCGCCTACCTCGAAGAGACGTACGGAAACTGATTCTGCCGGCGGCGGCCCCACACAGCCACTGTTGTTAGATACAACGAAAGACCCGGCAAATTTAACCCCCGCGGGGACCGTGTGCCGGTATGACAGAGACCCACGTATCCGACGTGATGGAGAAGGCTGTCCGGTCGGGGCCGAGTAGCGTCCCGGTCACGGCGGCAGTCACGGAGTTCACTCGTCACGATATCGGGTCGATCGTGGCCGTCGATGAGGAGACGGGAGACTTGAAGGGTATCGTGACGAAGTCGGACATCTTCGAGGTCGTCAGCGAAGGGGCCGACCTCTCGGCGGTGGCACTGAGCGACATCATGTCGACGCCAGTCGTGACGATAGCGAGCGACGAGTCGGTCGTGACCGCAGCCGAGCGGATGAAGGCGCACTCGGTCCGACGGCTCCCGGTCGTCGAGAACGGTGACCTCGTCGGTGTCGTGACGACGAAAGACCTCACACACCACATCCCGGAACTAGTCGACGACGGACGGCCTCGACACGAGGCGCGCAACGACGGCTAGGCAGGGTTCGGTTCGTCGGCCCGCTCTTTGATGAGGTCCTTGAGGTCCTCGACATCGGAGACGCGCTCTATCTCCTCGCGTTCGATGATAGCGGTGCCGTCGACCGATTCGCGCGGCGCGCGGTCGACGACGTAGATGGACGTGGTCTCGGTGACGTGCCCCACCGAGGACATGATGCGGGCGCGCTTTTCGGCCGTCTCGGTGAACTCGGAGTGGCCGGTGAGCATCCGCGACTCGCGGCGTTCGTCCTCGCTGATGGTGCGGAAGGGGGCGCGTTCGGTCGGGTGGACATCGAAACCGACGCGCGTGAGGACGGCGACGACCGGTTCGTCCTCGGGTTCGGGGTCGGGGTCCTCCGGCGTCGGTTCGTCGTCGTGGACGGCGTCGTCGTCGTCCAGTACGTCGACCGGCGCGGTCAGCGGTGCCTCGAAGAGGTCCTCGAGTTGCGCGGCGACTTCGACGGAGGCGTCCATCCCGTCCTCGTACTTCGAGACGGTACGTCGGGAGACGCCGAGTTCCTGCGCGAGGCGGCCGAGCGACCAGTCGCGGTCCTGGCGCACGTCGGCCAGTATCTCGCTGTCGATGTTGACGTACAGGCCGCCGGGCGCGGCGTAGATGAGCGGCGGCACCTCCTCGACGAACAGGTCCATCGCGGTGTCGGGCGAGAGGACCGGCACGCCGTGGCGGAAGTAGACGACGCCGGGTTTGAGTTCCTCGTCGCGGGTTCTGAGTCCCACGACCAGCGGCGTCGCCTCCAGATACTCGCCGAGGCGGCGCATCTCGGCACCCGTCGCGGCGTTGAAGGCGTCGATATTCCCGAGTATCTTCAACAGGACGGTGTCCTCGCCGCGCCGCGCGGCGACGTCGAAACTCTTGGGGCGAATCGCACACCGGTCGCTCACGAGAAACCCCGCGTCCCGCATCATCGCGGTGACGTTGCCGACCAGTGCGGATCGTGACATCAGGGAGGATATAGCCGTTCCTCGTATAAAACGTTTCTGACGGCCGGGAGGGGCCACGTCGGGCGGTTTCCGGTATCGGCCGGCGGTAGATTCATATACGACGACCGGCCCGAAACGCGTTACTGGGGGGGTCGCCAACCGCCAGCCGTGACCATCGTCGGACTGGACGACACCGACTCCCGCACGCGAGGGATGTGTACCACCTACGCCGCCGCCCTGCTGGCAGCGCGCGTCCGCGAGGCGGGCGGGTCGGTGTCGCGCCGCCTCCTCGTTCGCCTGAACCCCGCCGTCGAACACAAGACACGGGGGAACGCCGCGCTGGCAGTCCACTGTGACCTCCCGGCGGACCG
This genomic window contains:
- a CDS encoding CBS domain-containing protein — protein: MTETHVSDVMEKAVRSGPSSVPVTAAVTEFTRHDIGSIVAVDEETGDLKGIVTKSDIFEVVSEGADLSAVALSDIMSTPVVTIASDESVVTAAERMKAHSVRRLPVVENGDLVGVVTTKDLTHHIPELVDDGRPRHEARNDG
- a CDS encoding transcriptional regulator, whose amino-acid sequence is MSRSALVGNVTAMMRDAGFLVSDRCAIRPKSFDVAARRGEDTVLLKILGNIDAFNAATGAEMRRLGEYLEATPLVVGLRTRDEELKPGVVYFRHGVPVLSPDTAMDLFVEEVPPLIYAAPGGLYVNIDSEILADVRQDRDWSLGRLAQELGVSRRTVSKYEDGMDASVEVAAQLEDLFEAPLTAPVDVLDDDDAVHDDEPTPEDPDPEPEDEPVVAVLTRVGFDVHPTERAPFRTISEDERRESRMLTGHSEFTETAEKRARIMSSVGHVTETTSIYVVDRAPRESVDGTAIIEREEIERVSDVEDLKDLIKERADEPNPA
- a CDS encoding glutathione S-transferase N-terminal domain-containing protein, which gives rise to MPNLELYELEGCPYCAKVTKKLDELGLDYESHMVPRSHSERTEVEAVSGQTGVPVLVDPDHDVEGMPESDDIVAYLEETYGN